A single genomic interval of Syntrophobotulus glycolicus DSM 8271 harbors:
- the aroF gene encoding 3-deoxy-7-phosphoheptulonate synthase yields the protein MISPKEDQTEQCGIDRPFRKANRFFHPEDSVITVKNESFGGDHFTVIAGPCSVEGPQQIEQIAMDVKKAGAAMLRGGAFKPRSSPYSFQGLREDGLELLKEAGRKSGLPIVTELMSVQHLEAFMEEVDVIQIGARNMQNYELLKEVGKTGKPIILKRGLAATIEEFILAAEYILDEGNGNVILCERGIRTFEQYTRNTLDLSAVPILKKLTHLPVIVDPSHASGIWWLVEPLAKASMVAGADGIMIEVHNDPAHAKCDGEQSLKPEKFKHLMDSLRELGTVIHKKISRNE from the coding sequence ATGATCAGTCCTAAGGAGGACCAAACGGAACAATGCGGCATTGATCGACCGTTCAGGAAGGCAAACAGATTTTTCCATCCTGAGGATTCAGTGATTACAGTTAAAAATGAATCCTTCGGGGGAGATCACTTTACAGTGATTGCCGGTCCCTGCTCAGTGGAAGGTCCGCAGCAAATTGAGCAGATCGCGATGGATGTCAAGAAAGCGGGAGCGGCTATGCTCAGGGGCGGAGCGTTTAAACCCCGGTCCTCTCCATACAGTTTTCAGGGCTTGCGGGAAGATGGATTGGAGCTCCTGAAAGAGGCCGGCAGAAAATCCGGATTGCCGATAGTGACCGAACTAATGTCGGTTCAGCATTTGGAAGCCTTTATGGAAGAGGTTGATGTGATCCAGATAGGGGCCAGAAATATGCAGAATTATGAACTGTTAAAAGAAGTGGGCAAAACAGGCAAGCCGATTATCCTGAAAAGAGGGTTAGCGGCGACGATTGAGGAATTTATTCTGGCGGCGGAGTATATTTTAGATGAAGGAAATGGGAATGTCATTCTTTGTGAACGGGGCATCAGGACTTTTGAACAGTATACCCGCAATACCCTTGATTTAAGTGCTGTTCCTATCTTGAAAAAACTTACTCATCTTCCGGTGATCGTTGATCCCAGTCATGCTTCAGGCATATGGTGGCTGGTTGAACCCCTGGCTAAAGCTTCAATGGTGGCCGGAGCAGACGGTATTATGATTGAAGTCCATAATGACCCGGCCCATGCCAAATGTGATGGCGAGCAATCATTAAAACCGGAGAAATTCAAACATCTAATGGATTCTTTACGCGAGCTTGGCACGGTGATTCATAAAAAGATATCGCGGAACGAATAA
- a CDS encoding DNA recombination protein RmuC: MQYDDLLAALVCGILTGWLLGRLAARVSYSRKINKIEAGLAAETRQRIAAEARLDEKTRVWEETSRTLRESFDSAATAALKDNNRLFLDLAGQTMENYLNQAKGDFGKRQEAIEQLLKPFKESLDKHEQISRNLENSTKETFGGLRTYLDHLRISQEMLTKETNALVTALKSPRVRGRWGEIGLKRIVEFSGMSAYCDFTEQKSIESEDGRLRPDLVVTLPEGRSVIIDSKAPLNAYLDAIEQEDETVRSSLLLKYAKDVRGHMNSLASKAYWAQFKDSVDFVVMYIEVESAFGAALMQDRDLILDGINSRVILATPTTLITLLRTVAYSWKQQEITENANRIWETGQELFERICVFAEHFSDVGKGLESAVKNFNSAVGSWESRVSPSSRRLKELGASSGKKELPVLEEIETGTRKMKERSIDTLNGL, encoded by the coding sequence TTGCAGTATGATGATCTTCTGGCGGCATTGGTTTGCGGGATTTTGACTGGCTGGCTGCTCGGCCGGCTGGCGGCCAGGGTCTCTTATTCCCGAAAAATTAATAAAATTGAAGCGGGGCTTGCCGCGGAGACCAGGCAAAGGATTGCGGCCGAAGCCAGGCTTGATGAAAAGACAAGAGTATGGGAAGAAACAAGCAGGACGCTCAGAGAATCATTTGATTCGGCGGCGACTGCCGCATTGAAAGACAATAACCGGCTTTTTCTTGATTTGGCCGGACAGACCATGGAAAATTACCTCAATCAGGCCAAGGGGGATTTCGGGAAAAGACAGGAGGCGATCGAGCAGCTCTTAAAGCCTTTTAAAGAAAGTCTGGACAAGCATGAACAAATCTCCAGAAATCTTGAAAACTCGACGAAAGAGACCTTCGGCGGGTTACGTACCTACCTTGATCACCTGAGAATCAGCCAGGAAATGTTGACAAAGGAAACAAATGCACTGGTGACAGCGCTCAAATCACCGCGGGTACGCGGCAGATGGGGTGAAATCGGCTTAAAAAGAATTGTGGAATTTTCCGGAATGTCGGCTTATTGTGATTTCACAGAGCAAAAAAGTATAGAAAGTGAAGACGGGCGGCTCAGGCCTGATCTGGTCGTCACACTTCCCGAAGGAAGAAGTGTGATTATCGATTCCAAGGCGCCATTGAATGCCTATCTGGATGCAATTGAACAGGAGGACGAGACTGTGCGCAGCAGCCTCTTGCTCAAGTATGCCAAGGATGTTCGCGGACACATGAACAGCCTGGCATCCAAGGCTTATTGGGCTCAGTTTAAGGATTCCGTAGATTTTGTGGTGATGTATATAGAGGTCGAATCAGCTTTTGGAGCGGCACTTATGCAGGACAGGGATCTGATTCTGGACGGCATCAATTCCAGAGTTATCCTTGCCACACCTACGACCTTGATTACCTTGCTGCGTACGGTCGCTTACAGCTGGAAACAGCAGGAGATTACGGAAAATGCTAATCGGATTTGGGAAACAGGTCAGGAACTCTTTGAACGTATCTGTGTTTTTGCCGAGCATTTTTCTGATGTCGGAAAAGGTCTGGAAAGTGCTGTGAAAAATTTTAATTCGGCGGTTGGTTCCTGGGAAAGCAGAGTATCCCCCAGTTCACGAAGGCTTAAGGAGCTTGGGGCTTCATCCGGGAAAAAAGAGCTTCCCGTTCTGGAAGAAATTGAAACCGGGACCAGGAAAATGAAAGAGCGTTCCATTGACACATTGAATGGTTTATAA
- the sleB gene encoding spore cortex-lytic enzyme — translation MFFHRKKWSLLIALALILLISAVGYSALGDRTLSRGSRGPEVVDLQKRLSMLGYVTGPQDGIFGRKTNAAVRLFQKEHGLTVDGMAGTNTIRELKRLTGTTTSSGGTSVGLKNSDIDLLAHLVSGEARGEPYRGQIAVAAVVLNRIDSRSFPNSVSDIVYQPGAFSCVDDGQLYRNPTSSSYRAVYEALAGTDPSYGAIYFFNPSKTSNRFIWSRSQILQIGNHIFAR, via the coding sequence ATGTTCTTTCATCGAAAAAAATGGAGCTTATTGATTGCTTTAGCCTTGATCCTCCTCATCTCAGCAGTAGGCTACTCCGCTCTGGGCGACAGGACACTTTCCAGAGGTTCCAGGGGACCTGAGGTCGTCGATTTGCAAAAAAGACTGTCTATGCTGGGATATGTAACCGGACCGCAGGATGGTATCTTCGGTCGTAAGACAAACGCCGCTGTCCGGCTCTTTCAAAAAGAACACGGTCTGACTGTTGACGGGATGGCCGGGACAAACACGATCCGTGAATTAAAAAGGCTGACTGGAACAACCACGTCCAGCGGGGGCACATCTGTAGGCCTGAAAAATTCAGATATTGATCTCCTCGCCCACCTGGTGAGCGGCGAAGCCAGAGGGGAACCCTACCGGGGACAGATAGCGGTGGCTGCCGTTGTCCTCAACCGAATAGACAGCCGTTCCTTCCCCAATAGTGTCTCTGATATTGTTTATCAGCCCGGCGCTTTTTCCTGTGTGGATGACGGACAACTCTACAGAAACCCTACTTCTTCCTCTTATCGCGCTGTTTACGAAGCCTTGGCCGGAACTGATCCATCTTATGGAGCAATCTATTTCTTTAATCCCTCTAAGACCTCAAACCGATTTATCTGGTCAAGATCGCAAATCCTTCAGATAGGAAACCATATTTTTGCCCGCTAG
- a CDS encoding PepSY1/2 domain-containing protein, with the protein MRNKNYLITVLGVLLGLSLIWGLVEQRNNAQLKLASENEYHRSFSDFAATLDNLETNLSKSSAASTPTQQVLYLSQSWQQSQTAVKDLSSLPSEQFGIGYTHDFINQISEYTQVLTQEAAKGTKITSAQLKTLDEMHERLLAVNSKIQDIASRITSENLAWIDDEKTAQKTASSSSQAIPTVAETNEDEAPVAASSVQGSLKNLDSSLQKLPPFSYEGQTDSHYVTTPLGLGDKTITLDQSKETAVRFFKIVGCSSDKIKNTGTSSGPFAGFIWNDSDSTIDVCKKGGAVTIFRNERALGVRQLDTDTARSKALQTLKELGYDLTITSTEDFGSYLQLSAVNHQKDILLYPDKVKLTVATDTGQIISLDSTAYWAYRHDRELVPALTVQQAQAVLRSDIKVKESHLAVIAQQGNKEVFCYEFKGVLNDEEYLIYINTQNGREEKIMRILRTPRGEYTQ; encoded by the coding sequence ATGAGAAATAAGAATTATCTGATCACTGTTCTTGGTGTCCTTTTGGGACTTAGCCTGATTTGGGGCTTGGTTGAACAACGCAATAACGCCCAGCTCAAGCTTGCTTCTGAAAACGAATACCACCGTTCATTCTCGGACTTCGCCGCTACTCTGGATAATCTGGAAACAAATCTGTCCAAAAGTTCAGCAGCCAGCACTCCTACTCAGCAGGTACTCTACCTCAGCCAGTCCTGGCAGCAAAGTCAGACTGCGGTCAAAGACCTCTCTTCACTTCCTTCAGAACAATTTGGCATTGGCTATACCCATGACTTTATTAACCAGATCAGTGAATATACCCAAGTCTTGACCCAGGAAGCAGCCAAAGGAACAAAAATAACCTCCGCTCAGCTGAAAACCCTTGACGAAATGCATGAACGCTTGCTGGCGGTCAACAGTAAGATTCAGGATATCGCTTCCCGCATCACAAGTGAAAACCTTGCCTGGATTGATGATGAAAAAACCGCTCAAAAAACTGCCTCGAGCAGTTCACAAGCGATCCCGACTGTGGCGGAAACCAATGAAGATGAGGCCCCTGTTGCTGCCAGTTCTGTTCAGGGGAGTCTAAAGAACCTCGACAGCAGCTTGCAGAAACTCCCTCCTTTTTCTTATGAAGGGCAGACGGATTCTCATTATGTCACTACGCCTCTGGGGCTTGGAGACAAAACCATTACCTTGGATCAGAGCAAAGAAACTGCCGTCCGCTTTTTTAAGATTGTGGGCTGCTCATCTGACAAGATCAAGAACACAGGGACGTCCAGCGGGCCCTTTGCCGGTTTTATCTGGAATGACAGTGATTCCACTATCGATGTCTGCAAAAAGGGCGGTGCAGTCACCATATTCAGAAATGAACGCGCTTTGGGTGTCCGTCAATTGGATACCGACACTGCCCGCAGCAAAGCTCTCCAAACACTAAAAGAGCTGGGCTATGACCTGACAATCACTTCTACCGAAGATTTCGGCAGTTATTTACAGCTTTCTGCGGTTAACCACCAAAAAGATATTCTGCTCTATCCGGACAAAGTGAAACTGACCGTTGCCACAGACACCGGCCAAATCATCAGCCTGGATTCTACGGCATATTGGGCTTATCGCCACGACCGGGAGCTGGTCCCTGCCCTTACGGTTCAGCAAGCCCAGGCAGTCCTCCGGTCCGATATCAAGGTTAAAGAGTCCCATTTGGCCGTCATTGCCCAGCAGGGCAACAAAGAAGTCTTTTGCTATGAATTCAAAGGCGTCCTAAATGATGAGGAGTACCTGATCTATATTAATACCCAAAATGGCCGGGAAGAAAAAATCATGCGTATCCTGCGCACCCCCCGCGGCGAATACACCCAGTGA